In Fusobacterium hwasookii, a single window of DNA contains:
- the cobK gene encoding precorrin-6A reductase — MIWVIGGTKDSRDFLEKFVKYDKDIIVSTATEYGAKLIENLPVKTSSEKMDKKAMLKFVEDNKITKVIDTSHPYAFEVSKNAMEVAEEKNIEYFRFEREKVDILPKKYKNFEEIKDLIEYVEKLDGNILVTLGSNNVPLFKDLKNLSNIYFRILSRWDMVKRCEDNNILPKNIIAMQGPFTENMNIAMMEQFNIKYLITKKAGDTGGEREKVSACDKLDVEIIYLEKKEMIYKNCYKDIDILIKNLVQ, encoded by the coding sequence ATGATTTGGGTTATTGGTGGTACTAAAGATTCAAGAGATTTTTTAGAAAAATTTGTAAAATATGATAAAGATATCATTGTTTCAACTGCAACAGAATATGGAGCAAAATTAATAGAAAATTTACCTGTAAAAACTTCATCAGAAAAAATGGATAAAAAAGCTATGTTAAAATTTGTAGAAGATAATAAAATTACAAAAGTAATAGATACAAGCCATCCTTATGCTTTTGAAGTTTCTAAAAATGCAATGGAAGTTGCAGAAGAAAAAAATATTGAATATTTTAGATTTGAAAGAGAAAAAGTAGATATTTTACCTAAAAAATATAAAAACTTTGAAGAAATTAAAGATTTAATAGAATATGTAGAAAAACTTGATGGTAATATTTTGGTTACTTTAGGAAGTAATAATGTTCCTCTTTTCAAAGATTTAAAAAATTTATCTAATATTTATTTTAGAATTTTATCAAGATGGGATATGGTAAAAAGATGTGAAGATAATAATATACTTCCTAAAAATATTATTGCTATGCAAGGACCATTTACAGAAAATATGAACATAGCAATGATGGAACAATTTAATATAAAGTATTTAATCACTAAAAAAGCTGGAGATACAGGTGGAGAAAGAGAAAAAGTAAGTGCTTGTGATAAACTTGATGTTGAAATTATTTATCTTGAAAAAAAAGAAATGATTTATAAAAATTGTTATAAAGATATTGATATTTTAATAAAAAATTTGGTACAATAG
- a CDS encoding TIGR03915 family putative DNA repair protein, with protein sequence MANYYYDGSFDGLLTVIYMAYENRENKILRVSAKVEQLILALDTIHVITDFSKARRVEKAICDKISYNFLNNIRTCFLSCDKNKDTIIIHTVYKALKQGEEILNSLDEHAFYMNKLVKQVLSERHKYLGLLRFKEMKDGTMFSTIEPKNNILPILISHFKSRMKREKFAIFDKGRKTVVYYDSKKAEIFFVESLEMEWSDEEIEYSELWKTFHKSISIKERENKKLQQSNLPKYYWKYLIEDM encoded by the coding sequence ATGGCAAATTATTATTATGATGGAAGTTTTGATGGATTACTGACAGTTATCTATATGGCATACGAAAATAGAGAAAATAAAATACTTAGAGTGAGTGCTAAAGTAGAGCAACTTATTTTAGCACTTGACACTATTCATGTCATAACTGATTTTTCTAAAGCTAGACGTGTTGAAAAAGCTATATGTGATAAAATATCTTATAATTTTCTAAATAATATACGTACTTGTTTTCTATCATGTGATAAAAATAAAGATACTATTATTATTCATACAGTTTACAAAGCATTAAAGCAAGGAGAAGAAATTTTGAATTCCTTAGATGAACATGCTTTTTATATGAATAAACTTGTAAAACAAGTATTGAGTGAACGACATAAATACCTTGGTTTACTAAGATTTAAAGAAATGAAAGATGGCACAATGTTTTCAACAATTGAACCTAAAAATAATATTCTTCCTATTTTGATTTCTCATTTTAAGAGTAGAATGAAAAGAGAAAAATTTGCAATTTTTGATAAAGGAAGAAAGACAGTAGTTTATTATGATAGTAAAAAAGCAGAAATTTTTTTTGTAGAATCTCTTGAAATGGAATGGAGTGATGAGGAGATAGAATATTCAGAACTTTGGAAAACTTTTCATAAAAGTATTTCAATAAAAGAGAGAGAAAATAAAAAACTTCAACAAAGTAATCTTCCAAAATATTATTGGAAATATCTTATTGAAGATATGTAG
- the cobJ gene encoding precorrin-3B C(17)-methyltransferase, with product MNNGKIYVVGIGPGNMEDISIREYNILKNINVIAGYTTYVDLVKDEFPDKEFLVSGMKREIERCREVLEVAKTGKDVALISSGDAGIYGMAGIMLEVAMGSGIEIEVVPGITSTIAGAALVGAPLMHDQAIISLSDLLTDWEVIKKRIDCASQGDFAISIYNPKSKGRTEQIVEAREIMLKHKLPTTPVALLRQIGRKEENYTLTTLEDFLNHDIDMFTIVLVGNSNTYVKDGKMITPRGYEKKSNWGK from the coding sequence ATGAATAATGGAAAAATTTATGTAGTAGGTATAGGACCAGGAAATATGGAAGATATAAGTATAAGAGAATATAATATTTTAAAAAATATAAATGTTATAGCTGGATACACAACTTATGTTGATTTAGTTAAAGATGAATTTCCAGACAAAGAGTTTTTAGTTTCAGGAATGAAAAGAGAAATTGAAAGATGTAGAGAAGTTTTAGAAGTGGCTAAGACTGGTAAAGATGTTGCCCTAATTAGTAGTGGAGATGCTGGAATTTACGGTATGGCAGGTATAATGTTAGAAGTTGCTATGGGTAGTGGAATAGAAATTGAAGTTGTACCTGGAATTACTTCAACAATAGCAGGAGCTGCATTAGTTGGAGCACCACTTATGCATGACCAAGCTATAATAAGTTTAAGTGATTTATTAACTGATTGGGAAGTTATTAAGAAAAGAATAGATTGTGCTAGTCAAGGAGATTTTGCAATTTCAATTTATAATCCTAAAAGTAAAGGAAGAACAGAACAAATTGTTGAAGCAAGAGAAATTATGTTAAAACATAAGTTACCTACTACTCCTGTTGCCCTATTAAGACAAATAGGAAGAAAAGAAGAAAATTATACTTTAACAACATTGGAAGACTTTTTAAACCATGATATAGATATGTTCACAATAGTATTGGTTGGAAACTCTAATACTTATGTAAAAGATGGAAAAATGATAACACCTAGAGGATATGAGAAGAAAAGTAACTGGGGAAAATAG
- the cbiG gene encoding cobalt-precorrin 5A hydrolase codes for MKLAFWTVTKGAGNIAREYKEKLKEHLKDYEIDVFTLKKYGVENTSQIEDFTANINEKFSQYDGHIFIMASGIVIRKIASLIGTKDKDPAVLLIDEGKHFVISLLSGHLGGANELTHSLANILKLVPVITTSSDVTGKIAVDAISQKLYAELEDLKSAKDVTSLIVNGQKVNILLPKNVKVTDKISADGFILVSNKKNIEYTRIYPKNLILGIGCKKDTKTEDILSAIENCLDKNNLDIESVKKVATVDVKENEQGLIDSVKFLNLDLEIISREEIKKVQDQFEGSDFVEKNIGVRAVSEPVALLSSTGNGKFLVMKEKYNGITISIYEEEIEKYE; via the coding sequence ATGAAATTAGCATTTTGGACTGTAACCAAAGGTGCAGGAAATATTGCAAGAGAGTATAAAGAAAAGTTAAAAGAACATTTAAAAGATTATGAAATAGATGTTTTTACTTTAAAAAAATATGGTGTAGAAAATACAAGTCAAATAGAGGATTTCACTGCTAATATAAATGAAAAATTTTCTCAATATGATGGACATATTTTTATTATGGCAAGTGGAATTGTAATAAGAAAGATAGCAAGCTTAATTGGAACAAAGGATAAAGACCCTGCTGTACTTTTAATAGATGAGGGAAAACATTTTGTGATTTCTCTTCTATCAGGGCATTTAGGTGGAGCAAATGAACTGACTCATTCACTTGCAAATATCTTAAAACTTGTTCCTGTTATTACAACAAGCTCAGATGTTACTGGGAAAATAGCAGTGGATGCTATATCTCAAAAATTATATGCAGAGTTAGAGGATTTAAAATCTGCAAAGGATGTAACATCTCTCATAGTTAATGGACAGAAAGTAAATATACTTTTACCTAAAAATGTAAAAGTGACTGATAAAATTTCAGCAGATGGGTTTATTTTAGTATCAAACAAGAAAAATATAGAATATACTAGAATTTATCCCAAAAATTTAATTTTAGGTATTGGTTGTAAGAAAGATACAAAAACAGAAGATATTTTATCAGCTATTGAAAATTGTTTAGATAAAAATAATTTAGATATAGAATCAGTTAAAAAAGTTGCAACTGTTGATGTAAAAGAAAATGAACAAGGTTTGATAGATTCAGTAAAATTTTTAAATTTAGATTTGGAAATAATTTCAAGAGAAGAAATAAAAAAAGTTCAAGACCAATTTGAAGGTTCAGATTTTGTGGAAAAGAATATTGGAGTGAGAGCTGTGTCAGAACCTGTTGCACTCTTATCATCAACAGGAAATGGAAAATTTTTAGTAATGAAAGAAAAATACAATGGAATAACAATTTCAATTTATGAAGAGGAGATAGAAAAATATGAATAA